One window of Microbacterium sp. 1S1 genomic DNA carries:
- a CDS encoding ROK family transcriptional regulator encodes MTNPADTPVDDPHTRRILDFVARGQARSRSELASALGVAASTVGLRVQALLDAGVLEEAGAGTSRGGRRPRVLRIAGDGIVLSADLGGRHARIGRHDLSGGLLHSETIAIDVADGPEATLKRVSEVFERLLAETRVHAIGVSLPGPVDVTTGSVDQPSRMPGWPGFRVGEHLSARHGVPVVVDNDANLAALGEHRRQLGHTQHSITVKAGTAIGSGIIVDGHIHRGATAAAGDITHTRIDGSGDIPCSCGNTGCLETVASGASLVRQMRERGTTGVRTTADVLTLARDADPLATTLVRTAGTHLGQALSGVVNFFNPHALFLTGSMSASEPFIAAVRSRVYEACHPLATQRLRIEAATTGADAILYGAARLALEGMEIPVATT; translated from the coding sequence ATGACGAACCCCGCCGACACCCCCGTCGACGATCCGCACACGCGGCGCATCCTCGACTTCGTCGCGCGGGGGCAGGCTCGCTCCCGTTCTGAGCTCGCCTCCGCGCTCGGCGTCGCCGCGTCGACGGTCGGCCTGCGCGTGCAGGCCCTTCTCGACGCGGGCGTCCTGGAGGAGGCGGGCGCCGGCACCTCCCGCGGCGGCAGACGACCACGCGTGCTCAGGATCGCCGGTGACGGCATCGTCCTGTCCGCCGACCTCGGCGGCCGCCATGCCCGCATCGGACGGCACGACCTCAGCGGCGGCCTCCTCCACTCGGAGACCATCGCGATCGACGTCGCGGACGGCCCGGAGGCGACGCTGAAGAGAGTGTCGGAGGTGTTCGAGCGTCTGCTCGCCGAGACCCGGGTCCACGCGATCGGGGTGAGCCTGCCCGGCCCGGTCGACGTCACGACCGGCTCCGTCGACCAGCCATCACGCATGCCGGGGTGGCCCGGATTCCGTGTCGGCGAACACCTGTCGGCACGCCACGGCGTCCCGGTCGTCGTGGACAACGACGCCAACCTCGCCGCGCTCGGCGAGCACCGTCGCCAGCTCGGGCACACGCAGCACAGCATCACCGTCAAGGCGGGCACCGCGATCGGCAGCGGGATCATCGTGGACGGGCACATCCACCGCGGGGCCACCGCTGCGGCCGGAGACATCACGCACACGCGGATCGACGGCAGCGGGGACATCCCCTGCTCCTGCGGCAACACCGGCTGCCTGGAGACCGTGGCCAGCGGCGCCAGCCTCGTGCGGCAGATGCGCGAGCGCGGCACCACCGGCGTGCGCACCACGGCAGACGTCCTGACGCTGGCACGGGACGCGGACCCGCTGGCGACGACACTCGTCCGCACCGCGGGGACCCACCTGGGTCAGGCACTGTCGGGGGTCGTGAACTTCTTCAACCCGCACGCCCTGTTCCTGACCGGAAGCATGAGCGCCTCGGAGCCGTTCATCGCCGCGGTGCGCAGCCGGGTCTACGAGGCCTGCCACCCGCTCGCGACCCAGCGGCTGCGGATCGAGGCCGCCACCACCGGCGCCGACGCCATCCTGTACGGCGCCGCCCGCCTCGCCCTCGAGGGCATGGAGATCCCGGTGGCGACGACCTGA
- a CDS encoding ABC transporter substrate-binding protein produces MKKLRVGAVAAVAGVAVAMTGCASSGGSGGSADGDTIVVDMWAGSESDVDALEAQIEFAQKQNPDIEIKLQTSPWSDFFTKLTTNMASGNMACITGMSGAQLGGYTAGFRELSEDDLKTAGIDWSEFNPSADGILSFEGKVYGVPFDVATMLVYYNQDMLTAAGAATPEIGWTFDDFATIAADATKDGKYGFGMGMGGYQWMSMPIAYSATQPASEDGTLHIDDEAFVDAASWYAGLVTDKKVAAPVASASDTGWGENQYTGGNAAMAVDGTWNAVSYLNNESGFAAGMVPLPAGVDGNPGPILGSGYGIAENCKNPEAALKVLGSLVGEDAQDYIASSGRSYPARISSQPLYFESIDEQYREQVQSVFEAAFGDTVPLYMTKSWQKLDSYIQPNLVSVYNGQMTMEELLSNAQAQFGE; encoded by the coding sequence ATGAAGAAGTTGCGTGTGGGGGCTGTCGCCGCTGTCGCGGGCGTGGCCGTGGCGATGACCGGCTGTGCGAGCAGCGGGGGATCCGGAGGCTCGGCCGACGGCGACACCATCGTCGTGGACATGTGGGCCGGCAGCGAGTCGGACGTTGACGCGCTCGAGGCGCAGATCGAGTTCGCTCAGAAGCAGAACCCGGACATCGAGATCAAGCTGCAGACCTCGCCGTGGAGCGACTTCTTCACGAAGCTGACGACCAACATGGCCAGCGGCAACATGGCCTGCATCACCGGTATGAGCGGAGCACAGCTCGGCGGCTACACGGCCGGCTTCCGCGAGCTCAGCGAGGACGACCTCAAGACCGCCGGAATCGACTGGTCGGAGTTCAACCCGAGTGCGGACGGCATCCTCAGCTTCGAGGGCAAGGTCTACGGTGTTCCCTTCGACGTCGCGACCATGCTCGTCTACTACAACCAGGACATGCTCACCGCTGCGGGTGCTGCCACTCCTGAGATCGGCTGGACGTTCGACGACTTCGCCACGATCGCAGCCGACGCCACGAAGGACGGCAAGTACGGATTCGGCATGGGCATGGGCGGCTACCAGTGGATGTCGATGCCGATCGCCTACTCCGCGACGCAGCCCGCCTCCGAGGACGGCACGCTGCACATCGACGACGAAGCCTTCGTCGACGCGGCCTCCTGGTACGCGGGCCTGGTCACGGACAAGAAGGTCGCGGCACCGGTCGCGTCCGCGTCGGACACCGGCTGGGGCGAGAACCAGTACACGGGCGGGAACGCGGCGATGGCCGTGGACGGCACGTGGAACGCGGTCAGCTACCTCAACAACGAGTCCGGTTTCGCCGCCGGCATGGTGCCGCTGCCCGCGGGCGTGGACGGCAACCCCGGCCCCATCCTCGGCTCCGGTTACGGCATCGCCGAGAACTGCAAGAACCCCGAGGCCGCGCTGAAGGTGCTCGGGTCCCTCGTCGGCGAGGACGCGCAGGACTACATCGCCTCGTCCGGCCGCTCCTACCCGGCTCGCATCTCGTCGCAGCCGCTGTACTTCGAGTCGATCGACGAGCAGTACCGCGAGCAGGTGCAGTCGGTGTTCGAGGCCGCGTTCGGTGACACGGTGCCGCTGTACATGACCAAGAGCTGGCAGAAGCTCGACAGCTACATCCAGCCCAACCTCGTCAGCGTCTACAACGGCCAGATGACGATGGAGGAGCTGCTGTCGAACGCCCAGGCGCAGTTCGGCGAGTGA
- a CDS encoding carbohydrate ABC transporter permease, translated as MTITTRRRGSLAKVEGRQALGFASPALVGLALFTIVPVGLSIVMSVFDWPTFGERTFNGVDNYVTLFTSSPDFWPALRNSAVYTLLYVPLSVALSLVLALGLGPRIRGRGALRVLFFIPVVTPMVANVLVWKMMLQPQGLFNGLSVTWFGVELPNFLADPNWAMIMVVVMSVWQGLGYNMLIFSAALEQLPESVLEAASIDGAQGFRRVWSIIIPMISPSIFFATIMTMITSLQVFVQPQMLTGGGPGNATKPLVMYIWEQGFTFGDLGLAAAAAWILFAIIIAITGIQFAAQKKWVHYEH; from the coding sequence ATGACGATCACGACGAGACGTCGGGGATCGCTCGCCAAGGTCGAGGGCCGCCAGGCGCTGGGTTTCGCAAGCCCAGCCCTGGTGGGCCTCGCCCTGTTCACGATCGTGCCCGTGGGGCTCTCGATCGTGATGAGCGTCTTCGACTGGCCGACCTTCGGCGAACGCACCTTCAACGGAGTGGACAACTACGTCACGCTGTTCACCAGCAGCCCGGACTTCTGGCCCGCGCTGCGCAACTCGGCGGTGTACACGCTGCTGTACGTGCCGCTGAGCGTCGCTCTCTCGCTCGTGCTCGCGCTCGGACTCGGTCCCCGCATCCGCGGCCGCGGGGCTCTCCGCGTCCTCTTCTTCATCCCGGTCGTGACCCCGATGGTCGCGAACGTGCTGGTGTGGAAGATGATGCTGCAGCCCCAGGGTCTGTTCAACGGCCTCTCGGTCACCTGGTTCGGGGTCGAGCTGCCGAACTTCCTCGCCGACCCCAACTGGGCGATGATCATGGTCGTCGTCATGAGCGTCTGGCAGGGGCTCGGCTACAACATGCTGATCTTCTCCGCCGCCCTCGAGCAGCTCCCGGAGAGTGTGCTGGAAGCCGCGAGCATCGATGGCGCGCAGGGCTTCCGCCGGGTCTGGAGCATCATCATCCCGATGATCTCTCCGTCGATCTTCTTCGCGACGATCATGACGATGATCACCTCGCTCCAGGTCTTCGTCCAGCCGCAGATGCTCACCGGAGGCGGCCCCGGCAACGCCACCAAGCCGCTCGTGATGTACATCTGGGAGCAGGGCTTCACCTTCGGCGATCTCGGGCTCGCCGCCGCCGCCGCATGGATCCTCTTCGCGATCATCATCGCGATCACCGGCATCCAGTTCGCCGCACAGAAGAAGTGGGTGCACTATGAGCACTGA
- a CDS encoding carbohydrate ABC transporter permease has product MSTETLVRPTGTAPRRERERERARGAATTPGARARLILAHVTIYVAALIFIAPLVYAFFSALKPNSEMFSMPPTLVGSEIRWSNFVDVFAYGPFLTYIMNSFIVAIGGTLVVLVVSTTAGYAFGRLRWKGRDAVFVLFLATLMVPAEVLVIPMFQVMQWFNWVDTYQALILPFAFGAFGTFLMRQFFRGIPYELEEAARVDGAGPIRSFLQIILPLSKSAVAVLAVFTFLSFWNSYLWPLIVTVDYNAHGTLPVGLASFAGLTGTRWDLQMAAAIISMIPTTLLVIVLQKHLVKGIAMAGLGGR; this is encoded by the coding sequence ATGAGCACTGAGACCCTCGTCCGGCCCACCGGCACCGCCCCGCGGCGTGAGCGCGAGCGGGAGCGAGCGCGCGGTGCGGCGACCACGCCGGGCGCCCGTGCGCGGCTGATCCTCGCGCACGTCACCATCTACGTCGCGGCGCTCATCTTCATCGCGCCGCTCGTCTACGCGTTCTTCTCGGCCCTCAAGCCGAACTCGGAGATGTTCTCGATGCCGCCGACCCTGGTGGGCTCCGAGATCCGCTGGAGCAACTTCGTCGACGTCTTCGCGTATGGACCGTTCCTGACCTACATCATGAACTCGTTCATCGTGGCGATCGGGGGCACCCTGGTCGTGCTCGTGGTGTCCACGACGGCCGGATACGCGTTCGGGCGCCTGCGGTGGAAGGGCAGGGACGCGGTCTTCGTCCTCTTCCTCGCCACGCTGATGGTGCCCGCCGAGGTCCTCGTGATCCCCATGTTCCAGGTCATGCAGTGGTTCAACTGGGTCGACACCTACCAGGCGCTGATCCTGCCCTTCGCGTTCGGCGCCTTCGGGACGTTCCTGATGCGGCAGTTCTTCCGCGGCATCCCCTACGAGCTGGAGGAGGCGGCACGTGTCGACGGCGCGGGCCCCATCCGGTCGTTCCTGCAGATCATCCTGCCGCTGTCCAAGTCGGCCGTCGCCGTCCTCGCAGTGTTCACGTTCCTGTCGTTCTGGAACAGCTACCTGTGGCCCCTCATCGTGACCGTCGACTACAACGCGCACGGCACCCTGCCCGTCGGTCTGGCGAGCTTCGCCGGCCTCACCGGAACGCGCTGGGACCTGCAGATGGCGGCTGCCATCATCTCGATGATCCCGACCACGCTGCTCGTCATCGTGCTGCAGAAGCACCTGGTCAAGGGCATCGCGATGGCCGGACTGGGCGGACGATGA
- a CDS encoding ROK family protein, translated as MSAVGQQTDHTRRSLTHAGPDLALAGVDIGGTKIAALVVDPSGDILARGSVAAPASVGGSAMADAAAGLVARLAAEAGVSVAAVGVGAAGVIDHESGTIRAASALFADWAGFPLGPELAQRLGVPVRVENDVNAFLLGEAAAAGPSVPDVLGVMLGTGVGGALVIGGELHHGPHGAAGEIGHTPGYSDLVCTCGQTGHLETLASGTSIARRYEERTGRSVSDARDVAEVARAGDADARAVFDAAGRALALACASAATLLDLPTAIVGGGVTAAWDLLAPSIERTLRTDAPVSGIALRIVPAVLGADAVALGAIESARRALAPVS; from the coding sequence ATGAGCGCGGTCGGGCAGCAGACGGACCACACTCGACGAAGCCTCACGCACGCCGGGCCCGACCTCGCCCTGGCGGGGGTGGACATCGGGGGCACGAAGATCGCGGCCCTCGTCGTGGACCCCTCCGGAGACATCCTCGCCCGAGGCAGCGTGGCGGCACCGGCGAGCGTCGGAGGCTCGGCGATGGCGGACGCGGCAGCCGGCCTCGTCGCACGGCTGGCAGCTGAGGCCGGTGTGTCGGTCGCCGCGGTGGGGGTGGGCGCCGCGGGCGTCATCGACCACGAGAGCGGCACCATCCGCGCCGCGTCCGCCCTGTTCGCGGACTGGGCGGGCTTCCCGCTCGGCCCGGAGCTGGCGCAGCGCCTCGGCGTGCCGGTGCGGGTGGAGAACGACGTGAACGCCTTCCTCCTCGGTGAAGCCGCCGCGGCGGGTCCGAGCGTTCCCGACGTGCTCGGTGTCATGCTCGGCACGGGTGTCGGCGGCGCGCTCGTCATCGGCGGAGAGCTACACCACGGCCCGCACGGCGCGGCCGGGGAGATCGGACACACGCCCGGCTACAGCGACCTCGTCTGCACCTGCGGGCAGACCGGGCACCTGGAGACCCTGGCCTCCGGGACGTCGATCGCCCGCCGGTACGAAGAGCGCACCGGACGCTCGGTGAGTGATGCGAGGGACGTCGCGGAGGTTGCTCGTGCCGGTGATGCCGACGCGCGCGCGGTGTTCGACGCCGCCGGGCGCGCGCTCGCTCTCGCCTGCGCCAGTGCGGCGACGCTCCTCGACCTGCCGACCGCGATCGTGGGCGGCGGCGTCACGGCGGCCTGGGACCTCCTGGCGCCGTCGATCGAGCGGACCCTCCGCACCGACGCCCCGGTGTCCGGCATCGCGCTGCGCATCGTCCCGGCCGTCCTGGGCGCCGACGCCGTCGCGCTCGGCGCCATCGAGAGCGCTCGGCGCGCTCTCGCCCCCGTTTCCTGA
- a CDS encoding M81 family metallopeptidase, which produces MGPLPPLAEGGLARPRIGIGGISIESSTFSPHISGDDAFTIHTGDALRAYYPFLDAGRELAEAAEWVPLTHGRSLPGGAVDPDTYQRMKDALVEGIRAQGPFDGFFFDIHGAMSVVGMDDAEGDLALAVRDALGPDTLVSTSMDLHGNVSETLRDAVDLLTCYRMAPHEDWLNTKERAVWNLLDRLRGPHGGDVQARRPFTAWVPVPVLLPGEKTSTRLEPAQSIYAELPEIEALPGVIDASVWIGYAWADEPRCQAYVVVTGDDREVIAREAERVARMFWEAREDFVFVAKTGSLDDALEEALAPGAPRPYVISDSGDNPTAGGAGDVTWTLAHLLLRPELTDGTHTTLVASIFDPRAVAEALAAGVGATVTLSAGAAVDAGPHGPVEISGTVFSITDGDPDAGTQVVIAVGGLHAIVTARRKPFHHLSDFRMLGLEPTTADIVVVKIGYLEPELYELAAGWTLALTPGGVDQDLLRLGHHRLRPGVFPFDTTGDPDLTAVVVRRGADEEDTAS; this is translated from the coding sequence ATGGGTCCGCTGCCGCCGCTCGCCGAGGGCGGGCTCGCGCGGCCACGGATCGGCATCGGCGGCATCTCCATCGAGTCGAGCACCTTCTCCCCGCACATCTCGGGGGACGACGCCTTCACGATCCACACAGGCGACGCGTTGCGGGCGTACTACCCATTCCTCGATGCCGGACGTGAGCTCGCCGAGGCCGCGGAGTGGGTCCCGCTCACCCACGGCCGGTCGCTGCCCGGCGGCGCCGTGGACCCGGACACCTATCAGCGGATGAAGGATGCGCTCGTCGAGGGCATCCGCGCGCAGGGGCCGTTCGACGGCTTCTTCTTCGACATCCACGGCGCGATGAGCGTCGTCGGGATGGACGATGCCGAGGGCGATCTGGCCCTCGCGGTGCGCGACGCTCTGGGGCCGGACACCCTCGTGTCCACGTCGATGGACCTGCACGGCAACGTCTCGGAGACGCTGCGCGATGCGGTGGATCTGCTCACCTGCTACCGCATGGCGCCGCACGAGGACTGGCTGAACACGAAGGAGCGGGCGGTGTGGAACCTGCTCGACCGTCTCCGTGGACCGCACGGCGGCGACGTGCAGGCGCGGCGGCCCTTCACCGCCTGGGTGCCCGTTCCGGTGCTCCTGCCGGGGGAGAAGACCAGTACGCGGCTGGAGCCCGCGCAGAGCATCTATGCCGAGCTCCCCGAGATCGAAGCCCTGCCCGGTGTCATCGACGCGTCGGTGTGGATCGGCTACGCGTGGGCGGACGAACCGCGCTGCCAGGCCTACGTCGTGGTCACCGGCGACGACCGGGAGGTCATCGCCCGGGAGGCGGAGCGCGTCGCCCGGATGTTCTGGGAGGCGCGGGAGGACTTCGTCTTCGTCGCGAAGACCGGAAGCCTCGACGACGCTCTGGAGGAGGCGCTGGCCCCCGGTGCCCCGCGTCCATACGTGATCTCGGACTCCGGGGACAACCCGACGGCCGGGGGAGCGGGGGATGTGACCTGGACCCTTGCCCACCTGCTCCTGCGACCCGAGCTCACCGACGGAACGCACACGACGCTGGTCGCCTCGATCTTCGATCCGCGAGCGGTCGCCGAAGCCTTGGCGGCGGGCGTCGGTGCGACGGTCACGCTGTCCGCCGGAGCAGCGGTCGATGCCGGACCTCACGGACCGGTCGAGATCAGCGGCACGGTGTTCTCGATCACCGATGGCGACCCGGACGCCGGCACCCAGGTGGTGATCGCGGTCGGCGGGCTGCACGCCATCGTGACCGCGCGCCGCAAGCCCTTCCACCACCTCTCCGACTTCCGGATGCTGGGCCTCGAGCCGACCACCGCCGACATCGTCGTGGTGAAGATCGGCTATCTGGAGCCGGAGCTGTATGAGCTGGCGGCGGGGTGGACGCTGGCACTCACGCCGGGTGGGGTGGATCAGGACCTGCTCCGGCTCGGGCACCACCGCCTGCGCCCCGGGGTGTTCCCGTTCGACACGACCGGCGACCCCGACCTGACCGCGGTGGTCGTGCGCCGCGGCGCCGACGAGGAGGACACGGCATCATGA
- a CDS encoding alpha-L-fucosidase, translating to MMNFEKRTGPDFGAAAPVYPANGVPDWYRDAKLGFFVHWGLYSVPAWAVQHGEGVNIPTEDAYAWHQYAEWYGNTVRIPGSPTWERHQRTYGPGTSYEDLADRWDAAAFDADAFVGELVAAGARYVVPTTKHHEGFCLWDTATTRFNAVARGPRRDLISEFHDATRRAGARFGVYYSGALDWHVSDFPPIESDTDLFRFRRNDAHFSRYAAAQLEELVERFAPDVLWNDIEWPDGGKGTEEYAVAALLQRYFDAVPDGVVNDRWGVPYHGFLTREYTDIPDIIPEPWESTRGLGYSFGFNQAEDERHSLSGTALIRLLVDVVAKNGNLLINVGPAADGSIPALQRTAMQQLGGWLAVNGSAIYGTRPWTRMGERTGTPRRYTTSADAVHVHALDPATGALELPPELEAAALSWADGTPARASADGGPTRVVIPAGLRDAPVAVLTAHGA from the coding sequence ATGATGAACTTCGAGAAGCGCACCGGCCCCGACTTCGGTGCGGCGGCCCCGGTCTACCCGGCGAACGGCGTGCCGGACTGGTACCGCGACGCCAAGCTCGGGTTCTTCGTGCACTGGGGCCTGTACTCCGTGCCGGCGTGGGCCGTGCAGCACGGCGAGGGCGTGAACATCCCCACCGAGGACGCCTACGCATGGCACCAGTACGCGGAGTGGTACGGCAACACGGTCCGCATCCCGGGAAGTCCGACGTGGGAGCGCCACCAGCGCACCTACGGTCCCGGGACCTCGTACGAGGACCTCGCCGACCGATGGGACGCCGCCGCTTTCGATGCCGACGCCTTCGTCGGCGAGCTCGTCGCGGCCGGAGCGCGCTACGTCGTGCCCACGACCAAGCACCACGAGGGGTTCTGCCTGTGGGACACCGCGACCACGCGATTCAATGCCGTCGCCCGCGGCCCCCGGCGCGACCTCATCTCCGAGTTCCACGACGCCACGCGCCGCGCCGGAGCCAGGTTCGGCGTGTATTACTCCGGAGCGCTCGACTGGCATGTGAGCGACTTCCCGCCGATCGAGTCCGACACCGACCTCTTCCGCTTCCGTCGCAACGACGCCCACTTCTCCCGGTACGCCGCCGCGCAGTTGGAGGAACTCGTGGAGCGGTTCGCTCCGGACGTCCTCTGGAACGACATCGAGTGGCCGGACGGCGGCAAGGGCACGGAGGAGTACGCCGTGGCCGCCCTGCTGCAGCGCTATTTCGACGCCGTCCCGGACGGGGTCGTGAACGACCGCTGGGGCGTGCCGTACCACGGCTTCCTCACCCGCGAATACACGGACATCCCGGACATCATCCCGGAGCCGTGGGAGTCGACCCGCGGACTCGGCTACTCGTTCGGGTTCAACCAGGCGGAGGACGAGCGGCACTCGCTCTCCGGGACGGCTCTGATCCGGCTCCTCGTCGACGTCGTCGCGAAGAACGGCAACCTGCTCATCAATGTCGGCCCTGCGGCGGACGGCTCGATCCCGGCGCTGCAGCGGACCGCGATGCAGCAGCTCGGCGGCTGGCTGGCCGTGAACGGCTCGGCGATCTACGGCACGCGGCCCTGGACGCGGATGGGGGAGCGGACGGGAACCCCTCGCCGCTACACGACCTCGGCGGACGCGGTCCACGTGCACGCGCTCGACCCGGCGACCGGCGCGCTCGAGCTGCCGCCCGAACTCGAGGCCGCTGCGCTGTCGTGGGCCGACGGCACCCCGGCCCGGGCATCCGCGGACGGCGGCCCGACCCGCGTCGTGATCCCCGCCGGTCTCCGCGACGCTCCGGTCGCCGTGCTCACCGCGCACGGCGCCTGA
- a CDS encoding FAD-binding and (Fe-S)-binding domain-containing protein: MPTTLDHPLDPALLGAETQVHARSIDRFARAHDASHYLLVPDAVLSPADAEGVARAFAAVRAAGRTLTFRSGGTSLSGQGISGDILVDTRSRFRDIHVEDDGAAIRVGPGATVRQVNTRLARYRRKLGPDPASEIACTIGGVVANNSSGMACGITENSYQTITSMVVVLPSGTILDTGRPDAADVLRASEPALFAGLSSLRERLLASPENVAFLRRQFSMKNTMGYGLNALLDFDDPVRILEHLLIGSEGTLGFVAEARFRTIEVRPAIATGLLVFETLSAAMTALPALTELGLATIELLDAASLRVAQGLSDVPAAISEIDVQGHAALLVEVHAADDQALARESAAAQAHFDTLPLAVAPRLTTDAGERAALWHVRKGLYTAVAGARPSGTTALLEDIVVPVPRLLATCERLIELFAEHGYEGSVIFGHAKDGNVHFLLNERFDDPDSVARYRRFTDDLVELVLAQEGSLKAEHGTGRIMAPFVRRQYGDELTDMMWEIKRLFDPDGILNPGVVLSDDPDSYLQDLKRVPSVEREVDRCVECGYCEPTCPSKSITLTPRQRIVLRRDMAWAEEQGDTALLRDLRADYDYDGVQTCAVDGMCGVACPVDINTGDLVRRLRAEQENAVEGAAWGTAAKHWSTVTRAGGVALTVADALPVPLVRGATRIGRAVLGADTVPLYDGGLPRGGSAPPRPVSPPDAQAVFFGACIGTMFGPEDEGPGSRDALRALLDRAGIPVVVPEENGGLCCGTPWKSKGHLDGYRLMSDRVLASLWDASRHGELPVVCDAASCTEGLDVMLAQAVAAHPEYTGLRIEDATTFVAREVLPRLSVDAKLPSIAVHPTCSTTALGATGALTTIAAAVADEVYVPDGWGCCAFAGDRGMLHPELTASATEQESAEVAAADTARGGFDAFVSANRTCEIGMTRATGRPYRHVIEVLEERTRPEPRHG, translated from the coding sequence CGGCACCAGCCTCTCCGGTCAGGGCATCAGCGGCGACATCCTCGTCGACACGCGAAGCCGCTTCCGCGACATCCACGTCGAGGACGACGGCGCCGCGATTCGCGTGGGCCCCGGAGCGACCGTCCGCCAGGTGAACACGCGGCTCGCCCGCTACCGCCGCAAGCTCGGACCGGACCCGGCGAGCGAGATCGCGTGCACGATCGGTGGCGTCGTCGCGAACAACTCCAGTGGTATGGCCTGCGGCATCACGGAGAACTCGTATCAGACGATCACGTCGATGGTGGTGGTCCTGCCCAGCGGCACGATCCTCGACACCGGACGCCCGGATGCCGCTGACGTCCTCCGCGCCTCGGAACCCGCGCTGTTCGCTGGGCTCTCCTCCCTGCGGGAGCGCCTGCTCGCCTCCCCCGAGAATGTCGCGTTCCTGCGTCGGCAGTTCTCGATGAAGAACACGATGGGCTACGGCCTCAACGCCCTGCTCGACTTCGACGACCCGGTGCGCATCCTCGAACACCTCCTCATCGGATCGGAAGGGACGCTCGGGTTCGTCGCCGAGGCGCGTTTCCGCACCATCGAGGTGCGCCCGGCGATCGCCACGGGCCTGCTCGTCTTCGAGACGCTGTCGGCGGCGATGACCGCGCTTCCCGCTCTCACGGAGCTCGGACTCGCGACGATCGAGCTCCTGGACGCCGCCTCGCTGCGCGTCGCCCAGGGCCTGAGCGACGTGCCGGCCGCGATCTCCGAGATCGACGTCCAGGGCCATGCTGCGCTGCTCGTCGAGGTACACGCCGCCGACGACCAGGCCCTCGCCCGCGAGAGTGCGGCAGCGCAGGCGCACTTCGACACCCTCCCGCTCGCCGTCGCGCCACGACTGACGACGGATGCAGGAGAGCGCGCCGCGCTGTGGCACGTCCGCAAGGGCCTCTACACCGCGGTCGCCGGCGCCCGCCCGTCCGGTACGACCGCCCTCCTCGAAGACATCGTCGTACCGGTTCCGCGGCTGCTCGCCACCTGCGAACGACTGATCGAACTGTTCGCAGAGCACGGCTACGAGGGCTCGGTCATCTTCGGGCACGCGAAGGACGGCAACGTCCACTTCCTGCTCAACGAGCGCTTCGACGATCCCGACAGCGTGGCGCGGTACCGCCGCTTCACCGACGATCTCGTCGAACTCGTCCTCGCGCAGGAGGGATCGCTGAAAGCGGAGCATGGCACCGGCCGGATCATGGCGCCCTTCGTGCGGCGGCAGTACGGCGACGAGCTCACCGACATGATGTGGGAGATCAAGCGGCTGTTCGACCCGGACGGGATTCTGAACCCCGGCGTCGTGCTGTCCGACGACCCCGACTCTTACCTCCAGGACCTCAAGCGCGTGCCCAGCGTCGAGCGGGAGGTGGACCGCTGCGTCGAGTGCGGCTACTGCGAGCCCACGTGCCCGAGCAAGAGCATCACCCTGACCCCGCGGCAGCGCATCGTGCTGCGACGGGACATGGCCTGGGCCGAGGAACAGGGCGATACGGCGCTGCTGCGCGACCTCCGCGCGGACTACGACTACGACGGCGTGCAGACCTGCGCCGTCGACGGCATGTGCGGCGTGGCGTGTCCGGTGGACATCAACACGGGCGACCTCGTCCGCCGCCTCCGCGCCGAGCAGGAGAACGCCGTGGAGGGCGCCGCCTGGGGAACGGCGGCGAAGCACTGGAGCACCGTCACTCGCGCCGGCGGCGTGGCGCTCACGGTCGCCGACGCACTCCCCGTTCCGCTCGTGCGCGGTGCGACGCGGATCGGACGGGCGGTGCTCGGCGCCGACACCGTGCCGCTCTACGACGGCGGCCTGCCCCGCGGCGGCTCCGCCCCACCCCGACCCGTCTCCCCGCCGGATGCCCAGGCCGTGTTCTTCGGAGCCTGCATCGGCACGATGTTCGGCCCGGAGGACGAGGGCCCCGGCTCCCGTGATGCCCTCCGCGCACTGCTCGACCGTGCCGGGATCCCCGTCGTGGTCCCGGAGGAGAACGGCGGGCTCTGCTGCGGGACGCCGTGGAAGTCGAAGGGTCACCTCGACGGCTACCGCCTCATGTCCGACCGGGTGCTGGCCTCCCTCTGGGACGCCAGTCGGCACGGCGAGCTTCCTGTCGTCTGCGACGCTGCCTCCTGCACCGAGGGTCTCGACGTGATGCTCGCCCAGGCTGTCGCCGCCCATCCCGAGTACACCGGGCTCCGCATCGAGGACGCGACGACGTTCGTCGCGCGGGAGGTGCTGCCGCGCCTCTCCGTCGACGCCAAGCTCCCCTCGATCGCGGTGCACCCGACCTGCTCGACCACCGCGCTCGGCGCTACGGGAGCGTTGACGACAATCGCTGCCGCCGTCGCGGACGAGGTTTATGTACCCGACGGCTGGGGATGCTGCGCGTTCGCCGGCGACCGGGGCATGCTGCACCCCGAGCTCACCGCGAGCGCGACCGAGCAGGAATCGGCCGAGGTCGCGGCCGCCGATACGGCCCGCGGCGGCTTCGACGCCTTCGTCTCAGCGAACCGCACGTGCGAGATCGGCATGACCCGGGCCACCGGCCGCCCGTACCGCCACGTGATCGAGGTGCTCGAGGAGCGCACGCGCCCTGAGCCCCGGCACGGATAG